In a genomic window of Zingiber officinale cultivar Zhangliang chromosome 9B, Zo_v1.1, whole genome shotgun sequence:
- the LOC122023335 gene encoding probable E3 ubiquitin-protein ligase RHY1A produces the protein MPIPGTLDGTIVAAAASEMVLSSNPDIFLQPITPRLSLTRNDQLPGVVLQARARLQERLRGISPSGNSQTGLTLDITRNEVAMNDEMRLVNHGEPDAESLCGYVQYANRPPGLSSKAFSNLQMEVYVERAFLDCSICLERFVEGEELIQLSCRHRFHPDCLEPWAKICGECPYCRTTI, from the exons ATGCCTATCCCCGGCACTCTCGACGGCACAATCGTCGCCGCCGCTGCTTCGGAGATGGTCCTTAGCTCGAACCCAGACATATTCCTCCAGCCTATCACTCCACG GCTAAGCTTGACCAGGAACGACCAACTTCCTGGTGTTGTTCTGCAGGCAAGAGCAAGGCTTCAAGAGAGACTTAGAGGCATCTCTCCGTCTGGAAATAG TCAAACCGGCTTGACATTAGACATCACAAGGAATGAGGTTGCTATGAATGATGAAATGAGGCTCGTCAATCATGGAGAACCAGATGCAGAGAGTCTG TGTGGCTATGTGCAATATGCTAATAGGCCTCCTGGACTCAGCTCAAAGGCTTTCAGTAATCTACAGATGGAAGTTTATGTTGAGAGAGCTTTTCTCGATTGCTCCATCTGTCTGGAGAGATTTGTGGAGGGCGAAGAATTGATTCAGCTGTCTTGCAGGCACAGGTTCCATCCTGATTGCTTGGAGCCATGGGCGAAGATATGTGGGGAGTGCCCGTATTGCAGGACGACCATATAA
- the LOC122023810 gene encoding heme-binding protein 2-like, translating to MATRFHLPPLFLALLLLLLLLAADAAAAAAAGSAPPTCSRIECPSYDVVDQGNGFEIRRYISPLWISTSSIDDISLVNATRQGFLQLFDYIQGKNEYGETIEMTAPVITQVSPSDGPFCASSFVVSFYVPKQNQGKPPPADGLSVQKWGVSYAAVRQFAGFVSDYGVAEEAAALYSSLEGSAWFDAVEEQDPTSVYTVAQYNSPFEFTDRVNEIWLILSVEGNSL from the exons ATGGCTACACGCTTCCACCTTCCACCTCTGTTCCtcgccctcctcctcctcctcctcctcctcgccgccgacgccgccgccgccgccgctgccggCAGTGCTCCTCCGACTTGCAGCCGCATCGAGTGCCCCAGCTACGACGTGGTCGACCAAGGGAACGGGTTCGAGATTCGCCGGTACATCTCCCCGCTCTGGATCTCCACTTCCTCCATCGACGACATCTCCCTCGTCAACGCCACCAGACAGGGATTTCTCCA ATTGTTCGATTACATCCAGGGGAAGAACGAGTACGGGGAGACGATCGAGATGACTGCTCCGGTGATCACCCAAGTCTCTCCCAGCGACGGCCCCTTCTGCGCCTCCTCCTTCGTCGTGAGCTTCTACGTGCCGAAGCAGAACCAGGGGAAGCCGCCTCCGGCCGACGGGCTCAGCGTCCAGAAATGGGGCGTCAGTTACGCGGCGGTGCGGCAGTTCGCCGGCTTCGTGTCGGACTACGGCGTGGCAGAGGAAGCGGCGGCGCTGTACTCCAGTCTCGAGGGCTCCGCCTGGTTCGACGCGGTGGAGGAGCAGGATCCGACCTCGGTTTACACTGTGGCTCAGTACAACTCGCCGTTTGAGTTCACGGATCGAGTGAACGAGATCTGGTTGATTCTGAGCGTGGAGGGGAACAGCTTGTAG
- the LOC122023809 gene encoding 3-ketoacyl-CoA synthase 4-like, with protein MSRGIPTLLLLLPLSALLLYCINSHLLMQNYDSRFVLFAFLWCGLVALLGYLSTRPRAVLLLDYACFLPDADRKCGLEVCEYFVRRTGRYSGASEDFMSSIYRKSGLGGETYVPAFIFRGETEAGLEAAREEAEEGMTLAVDQLLAKTGVPVSAVDLLVVACGMFAPSPSLASVLLRRYGLPESTAAYNLSGMGCSSGVSAVDLAARVLRGSRRRVRYALVVVTESIGPNWYFGDDRSMLVTNCIFRVGGAAVLLTNDPAKRGAARMELVRSLRTHHGADDASYRAAFQQEDEAGTTGVALRKDLIRVAGAGLRAHIRSLAPKVLPWSQLLLYTYQTLTSANWRQAAAADEDKQADDVAAVPDFRRAFEHMCVHTGGKAVIEAVGRLMRLEEEVTEAARMTLHRFGNTSSSLVLYELAYLDAKGRVKRGDRVWMLAFGTGFKVCSLVWRALRDSAMDAAGDNPWKDCIHRYPLKAW; from the coding sequence ATGAGCAGAGGAATCCCTactctcctccttctccttcctctATCTGCCCTGCTACTCTACTGCATTAATTCTCACCTTCTCATGCAGAACTACGACTCGAGGTTCGTCCTCTTCGCCTTCCTGTGGTGCGGCTTGGTGGCCCTTTTAGGGTACCTCTCTACGCGGCCTCGTGCCGTTTTACTGCTCGACTACGCCTGCTTCCTCCCCGACGCCGACCGCAAGTGCGGCCTCGAGGTGTGCGAGTACTTCGTCCGGCGAACTGGTCGGTACAGCGGCGCCAGTGAGGATTTCATGAGCAGCATCTACCGCAAGTCCGGCCTCGGCGGCGAGACCTACGTGCCGGCCTTCATCTTCCGGGGAGAGACGGAGGCTGGTTTGGAGGCGGCTCGGGAGGAGGCGGAGGAGGGCATGACCCTCGCCGTCGACCAGCTGCTCGCCAAGACCGGCGTCCCGGTCTCGGCCGTCGATCTGCTGGTGGTCGCGTGCGGGATGTTCGCGCCCAGCCCTTCGCTGGCGTCGGTGCTGCTCCGTCGATACGGGCTTCCGGAGTCGACCGCCGCCTACAACCTCAGCGGCATGGGGTGCAGCTCCGGCGTGTCGGCCGTTGACCTCGCCGCCAGGGTACTCCGCGGCTCCCGCCGGCGGGTCCGCTACGCGCTCGTGGTGGTCACCGAGAGCATCGGCCCCAACTGGTACTTCGGCGACGACCGGTCGATGCTGGTCACCAACTGCATCTTCCGGGTGGGCGGCGCCGCCGTGCTGCTGACCAACGACCCGGCCAAGCGCGGCGCCGCGCGGATGGAGCTCGTCCGCTCCCTCCGCACTCACCACGGCGCGGACGACGCGTCCTACCGCGCCGCCTTCCAGCAGGAGGACGAGGCGGGGACCACCGGCGTCGCGCTGAGGAAGGACCTCATCCGAGTCGCCGGCGCGGGGCTCCGGGCCCACATACGCTCGCTGGCGCCCAAGGTGCTGCCCTGGTCGCAGCTGCTTCTGTACACGTACCAGACGCTGACGTCGGCCAATTGGAggcaggcggcggcggcggatgaGGATAAACAGGCGGACGACGTGGCAGCGGTGCCGGACTTCCGGAGGGCGTTCGAGCACATGTGCGTGCACACGGGAGGGAAGGCAGTGATCGAGGCGGTGGGGCGGCTGATGCGGCTGGAGGAGGAGGTGACGGAGGCGGCGCGGATGACTCTCCACCGGTTCGGCAACACGTCGAGCAGCCTGGTGCTGTACGAGCTGGCCTACTTGGACGCGAAAGGGCGGGTAAAGAGAGGCGACAGGGTGTGGATGCTGGCGTTCGGGACGGGATTCAAGGTGTGCAGCCTGGTGTGGAGGGCGCTCAGGGACTCCGCCATGGACGCCGCCGGCGACAACCCGTGGAAGGATTGCATCCACCGCTACCCCTTGAAGGCTTGGTGA